AAATACGGTAACTGAAACTACATCATCAGTAGAGATACCTAAGGGTGTTGAGGTAATTAATATGCCTCGTCTGTCTGATACAATGACAGAAGGTAAAGTAGCTAAATGGAATAAAAATGTAGGAGATACAGTAAAAGAAGGAGATATTTTAGCTGAAATTGAAACAGATAAAGCCGTTCAAGATTTTGAATCAGAATTTAACGGAACTCTTTTATACCAAGGTGTAGGAGAAGGAGAAGCGGCTGAAGTAGATAAAATATTAGCCATTATAGGACCTGCTGGAACAGATGTTTCTGCTATTGTTTCTAATGGTGGAGTATCTAGCACACCTCAAACTAAACAAGAACAGTCAAGTGTAGCTTCTAGCACAAAAGCAGAAAATGTTTCAAAATCTAATGCTAGTGTTTCAACAGATAGAGTGGCTATTTCTCCATTGGCTAGAAAAATGGCAGAGGAGAAAGGTATAGATATTACAAATCTAAAAGGTTCTGGAGAGAACGGAAGAATCGTAAAAAAAGATATAGAAAACTATCAGCCAAACGCAACAGAACAGCGTTCTGCCTCTGTAACACCAGCTGCACAAGTAGCTATGAATTTTGTAGCTGGAGAAACTACAGAAACACCTAACTCTCAGGTTAGAAATGTAATTGCAAAAAGACTTTCTGAAAGTAAGTTTTCAGCACCTCACTACTATCTAATGGTAGAGGTGAATATGGATAAAGCTATCACTGCTAGAAAAGAAATTAACTCACTTCCTGACACTAAGGTATCGTTTAACGATATGGTGATTAAGGCGACAGCTATGGCTCTTAGAAAGCACCCTCAAATCAATAGTAGCTGGGCAGGAGATAAGATTATTCACCATGGTAGCATCAATATTGGTGTGGCAGTGGCTATTCCAGACGGATTAGTAGTACCTGTATTGAAGAATGCAGACTTTATGAATTATAGTCAAATTTCTGCAGGAGTTAAGGATATGGCTTCTAGAGCAAAATCTAAAGGTCTTAAAGCTAATGAAATGGAAGGCTCTACATTCTCAATATCCAACCTTGGAATGTTTGGAATAGAGACATTTACTTCTATTATCAATCAACCAAACTCTTGTATTCTTTCGGTAGGAGCTATTATAGAGAAGCCTGTAGTTAAAGACGGACAAATTGTAGTAGGTAATACTATGAAGTTGTCTTTAGCATGTGACCACCGTGTGGTAGATGGTGCTACTGGTGCAGAGTTTTTACAAACATTAAAGACTTACCTAGAAAATCCGTTTGCATTATTAGTTTAATATTTGCAAATACTTTAATAAAAATAAAACTCCATATCAAAAGGATATGGAGTTTTTTTATAGTTTGTATTTAGGATAAAAAATAACCTCTGCTTCTTAGCAGAGGTTATTTTTAATAATATGTTTTTATTTCTTAGTATCCTTCCGAAGTATTTTCGCCTTTTACAAGAGCCATTGCTGAAGAAGTACCTATTCTTTTCACGCCTAAAGCAATCATTTTTTCAGCGTCCTCAAGAGTTCTTACACCGCCTGCTGCTTTCACAGGAAGTTTCCCTGCGTTTTCTAGCATTATTTCAATGCCTTCAAAAGTAGCACCATTAGGTTTGCCACCTTCTGTTTGATAGAAACCAGTGGAAGATTTTACAAAAATATTTTCTAGGTCTTCTTCCTTAAAAGTATCTGTAGCCCAAGTTGCTATTTTTTTAGTCAAATCCGCTATTTGAGCATCTGTAAGAGCTGCGATTTCAATAATCCACTTTGCTATCTTTTTGTGATTTAAGCAAAGTTCTGTACAACGCAAAAATTCGTCTTTAACTAAATCATTTTCGCCGTTTTTGTAAGCAGTATAATTGATAACAAAATCTAGTTCATCAGCACCATCTTCTATTGCTTTTTGAGCTTCATTTAGTTTTGATTCTATACTCGCTGTACCTTCGTGAAACCCAATTACAGTACCCAATACTACTTTAGCATTTTTTTGAGCTAAATAATTTTTGGTTTCTTTAACAAAATCAGGACGAATCATCACAGCGAAAAGTCCATTATCAATTGCTTCATCAGTTAGTTCTCTTACCTTTGCTTTAGTTTCTTCTAGAGTAATTCCAGCCTGTTCAGGGGTTTTAAGATAAGTAGAGTCTAGATAGTTTTTTACGTTTATCATTGCTTTATTTTTTAAGGGTTAAAATAGGGGTCAAAGATACGAAAGTTTCTTCTTTTCTAAATGAGTAATCTAATGACTTTTGTAATGAATTTAAAAAAAGAAATATTAAGGACAAA
The genomic region above belongs to Riemerella anatipestifer and contains:
- a CDS encoding 2-oxo acid dehydrogenase subunit E2 is translated as MAEIITMPRLSDTMTEGKVSKWHKQVGDAVKEGDILAEIETDKAVQDFESEVNGTLLYVGVSEGSAAPVDTILAIIGKEGEDISGLVGGNQSTSQSASSENTSVENTVTETTSSVEIPKGVEVINMPRLSDTMTEGKVAKWNKNVGDTVKEGDILAEIETDKAVQDFESEFNGTLLYQGVGEGEAAEVDKILAIIGPAGTDVSAIVSNGGVSSTPQTKQEQSSVASSTKAENVSKSNASVSTDRVAISPLARKMAEEKGIDITNLKGSGENGRIVKKDIENYQPNATEQRSASVTPAAQVAMNFVAGETTETPNSQVRNVIAKRLSESKFSAPHYYLMVEVNMDKAITARKEINSLPDTKVSFNDMVIKATAMALRKHPQINSSWAGDKIIHHGSINIGVAVAIPDGLVVPVLKNADFMNYSQISAGVKDMASRAKSKGLKANEMEGSTFSISNLGMFGIETFTSIINQPNSCILSVGAIIEKPVVKDGQIVVGNTMKLSLACDHRVVDGATGAEFLQTLKTYLENPFALLV
- the deoC gene encoding deoxyribose-phosphate aldolase encodes the protein MINVKNYLDSTYLKTPEQAGITLEETKAKVRELTDEAIDNGLFAVMIRPDFVKETKNYLAQKNAKVVLGTVIGFHEGTASIESKLNEAQKAIEDGADELDFVINYTAYKNGENDLVKDEFLRCTELCLNHKKIAKWIIEIAALTDAQIADLTKKIATWATDTFKEEDLENIFVKSSTGFYQTEGGKPNGATFEGIEIMLENAGKLPVKAAGGVRTLEDAEKMIALGVKRIGTSSAMALVKGENTSEGY